In Carya illinoinensis cultivar Pawnee chromosome 9, C.illinoinensisPawnee_v1, whole genome shotgun sequence, the following are encoded in one genomic region:
- the LOC122277473 gene encoding vacuolar protein 8-like, whose protein sequence is MGEEKPDRSSPEPSAGMSSLRLSLEILSSLILLSHSVKVFAAKWQSIRDKLEELNSGLIATENCQYSGQNTAVSGLASAILVTLNECYDLARRCVDLSYSGKLLMQSDLNVILTKLDRHVKDLSDMYTAGILSHGNALVVSKPGRGACRDDMRFYVRDLLTRMKVGDLGMKRQALVNLYEVVAEDEKYVKVMLEVDDVVNVLLNFLDSPDTEIQEESTKVVSVIAGFDSYKGVLTGAGAIAPLIRILECGSDLAKEGSVRCLKKLTENSDNSWSVSAHGGVTALLKICAGVDCKKELVGPACGVLRNLIGIEEIKRFVIEEGAISMFIKLARSKDEALQMIAIEFLQTVAFGDELIREIVIRDGGIRTLIRVVDPKWSYSLKSREIALRAIESLCFSSASAVKSLMNYGFVDQLMYYIRYGDVSVQELALKVAFRLSETSEEAKKAMGDAGFMPELVKFLNAKSFEVREMSAEALSGMVLLPKNRKRFVQDDRNIGLLLQLLNSEEEDSGSKRFLLSILISLTSCNSVKRKIVNSGYMENLEKLAQADVSDAKRLVKKLSTNRFRLMLSGIWHS, encoded by the coding sequence ATGGGTGAAGAAAAACCAGACCGAAGCTCGCCTGAACCATCTGCCGGAATGTCCAGTCTCCGACTTTCCCTTGAGATCTTGTCGTCGTTGATATTATTGTCCCATTCAGTCAAAGTCTTTGCAGCGAAATGGCAGTCGATTCGGGACAAGCTCGAGGAGCTCAACTCGGGTTTAATCGCCACGGAGAACTGCCAGTACTCCGGCCAAAACACAGCGGTCTCAGGCTTAGCATCTGCCATCTTAGTCACACTTAACGAGTGCTACGACCTCGCACGCCGTTGCGTGGATCTCTCTTATAGCGGCAAGCTTCTTATGCAAAGCGACTTGAATGTGATCCTCACGAAGCTCGATCGGCACGTGAAGGACCTATCGGACATGTATACGGCCGGTATTTTGAGTCATGGTAATGCCTTGGTTGTTTCAAAGCCTGGTCGTGGTGCTTGCAGAGACGACATGCGGTTTTATGTGAGAGACTTGTTGACCAGAATGAAGGTCGGTGATTTGGGAATGAAAAGGCAAGCCTTGGTTAATCTGTACGAGGTTGTGGCAGAGGACGAGAAATATGTGAAAGTAATGTTGGAAGTGGACGATGTCGTGAACGTTTTGCTAAATTTTCTTGATTCTCCAGATACGGAGATTCAAGAAGAGTCCACCAAGGTGGTCTCGGTGATCGCCGGGTTCGATTCGTATAAAGGGGTTTTGACCGGGGCTGGGGCAATCGCTCCGTTGATTCGAATTTTGGAGTGTGGTAGTGATTTGGCGAAAGAGGGTTCTGTAAGGTGTTTGAAAAAACTGACCGAGAATTCGGACAATTCTTGGTCGGTCTCGGCTCACGGGGGAGTGACTGCGCTGCTGAAAATATGTGCTGGTGTTGATTGCAAGAAAGAGTTGGTTGGTCCTGCTTGTGGGGTACTGAGAAATCTCATTggaattgaagaaataaagcgGTTTGTGATTGAAGAAGGTGCTATTTCGATGTTTATCAAGCTTGCAAGGTCTAAGGATGAagctttgcagatgatagcaaTTGAATTCCTTCAAACTGTAGCATTTGGAGATGAATTGATCCGGGAAATAGTGATTAGAGATGGAGGCATTCGCACATTAATACGTGTCGTGGATCCTAAATGGTCTTATTCATTAAAAAGCCGGGAGATAGCATTGAGAGCAATTGAGAGTTTGTGTTTCTCGTCCGCGAGTGCCGTGAAAAGCTTGATGAATTATGGTTTTGTGGATCAGCTTATGTACTATATTCGATATGGGGATGTTTCAGTTCAGGAATTGGCACTCAAGGTGGCGTTCAGGCTAAGTGAGACATCAGAGGAGGCCAAGAAAGCAATGGGTGATGCGGGGTTTATGCCTGAGCTTGTTAAATTTCTCAATGCGAAGTCATTTGAAGTTCGGGAAATGTCAGCTGAGGCACTCTCTGGCATGGTCTTGCTCCCTAAAAATCGAAAGAGGTTCGTGCAGGATGATCGGAATATTGGGTTGCTCTTGCAACTGCTCAACTCAGAGGAAGAAGATTCAGGTAGCAAAAGGTTCCTGCTGTCCATATTAATTTCATTAACAAGTTGCAAtagtgtgaaaagaaaaattgtcaATTCTGGGTATATGGAAAACTTAGAGAAACTTGCACAAGCCGACGTTTCCGATGCTAAGAGACTTGTCAAGAAGCTGTCCACGAACAGATTCCGCTTAATGTTGAGTGGAATCTGGCATTCTTga